Proteins co-encoded in one Scylla paramamosain isolate STU-SP2022 chromosome 43, ASM3559412v1, whole genome shotgun sequence genomic window:
- the LOC135093710 gene encoding zinc finger CCCH domain-containing protein 10-like translates to MVEGMNGNVKDEGGGGGGGGGGGGGGGGTTDDDNICRDFLRNVCRRGKRCKFRHPDDGEQGSQVVTQVKADLTFCHDYQNGHCTRPMCRFIHCTCEDENYYLRTGDLPPHILDQAIRKGHLGDVMLNGDVPICKDYLMGECCRRRGGKCKFRHLSQREYEQEIYGTSLRDLEHSGGNYYETPPTPPETKAPPDPKRQRLEPKVMQVEMPRDGDFLHPLDDLGREMTARDLRDFRDRDRERDRRGLEEILLLRKQMDVLKKENTSLKKEVSDLRATNEFLLDQVTTLRLSKAAGGSMTAVTVPTVSLATTIPVATSVQHLSGARLSQPMPITSDGSVVALPQGPPRPPPPPQAPQQAPPQSLAPPSQPVGVAPPGPAVVGSIGGVQVSLPQVSTVSLNPQIAPSTSMTPTMPPPSAQTLPQAISMSGTTGHLVSYPIMTQPVLRPQLQ, encoded by the exons ATGGTTGAGGGAATGAATGGCAACGTTAAGGATgagggcggtggtggcggcggcggtggtggtggtggtgggggtggcggCGGCACAACAGATGATGACAACATCTGCCGGGACTTCCTGCGCAACGTGTGCCGGCGGGGCAAGCGGTGCAAGTTCCGCCACCCAGATGACGGAGAGCAGGGGTCCCAGGTGGTGACGCAGGTGAAGGCCGACCTCACCTTCTGCCACGACTACCAGAACGGCCACTGCACCAGACCCATGTGCAG GTTCATCCACTGCACCTGTGAGGACGAGAACTACTACCTGCGGACCGGAGACCTGCCACCGCACATCCTGGACCAGGCCATCCGCAAGGGACACCTTGGGGATGTCATGCTCAACGGCGATGTCCCAATATGCAAG GACTACCTGATGGGTGAGTGCTGCAGGAGACGTGGCGGCAAATGTAAGTTCCGCCACCTGTCCCAGCGCGAATATGAACAGGAGATCTACGGGACAAGCCTCCGGGACCTTGAACACAGTGGGGGGAACTACTATGAGactccccccacacccccagAGACCAAGGCACCACCCGACCCGAAACGACAGCGACTCGAGCCCAAGGTCATGCAGGTAGAGATGCCTCGCGATGGGGACTTCCTGCACCCCCTGGATGACCTCGGCAGGGAGATGACTGCCAGGGACCTTAGGGACTTCAGGGACAGGGATCGGGAGAGAGACCGCCGGGGCCTAGAGGAGATCCTGCTGCTGAGGAAACAGATGGATGTGCTGAAGAAGGAGAACACCAGCCTGAAGAAGGAGGTGTCAGATCTCAGGGCCACCAATGAGTTTCTGCTGGATcag GTGACAACGCTGCGGCTGAGCAAGGCAGCGGGGGGCAGCATGACGGCGGTCACCGTGCCCACCGTGAGCCTGGCCACCACCATCCCTGTAGCCACTAGCGTGCAGCACCTCTCTGGGGCACGCCTCTCCCAGCCCATGCCCATCACCTCTGACGGCTCGGTGGTGGCGCTCCCCCAGGGGCCTCCACGgccgccccctcccccacagGCACCCCAGCAGGCCCCCCCACAGTCCCTGGCACCCCCATCCCAGCCGGTGGGGGTTGCTCCTCCCGGTCCGGCAGTTGTGGGGTCCATAGGGGGCGTCCAGGTGTCCCTACCACAGGTCTCCACTGTGTCCCTGAACCCACAGATTGCGCCCTCCACCTCCATGACCCCGACCATGCCCCCTCCCTCagcccagacactgccacaggCCATCTCCATGAGTGGTACCACTGGCCATCTGGTCTCCTACCCCATCATGACCCAACCCGTCCTCCGGCCTCAGTTACAATGA